A single window of Chloracidobacterium thermophilum B DNA harbors:
- the uvrB gene encoding excinuclease ABC subunit UvrB yields the protein MPFELVAPYAPCGDQPAAIETLTNNFRAGAKYQTLLGITGSGKTFTVANVIARLQRPALVMAHNKTLAAQLYQEFKSFFPHNAVEYFVSYYDYYQPEAYVPSTDTYIEKEATINDEIDRLRLAATRAAFERRDFIIVTSVSCIYGIGDPDAYFGMICFVEPGQPLRRNKLIERLVELQYDRDDEDFARGTFRVRGDTVEVHPSYAEQALRITFWGDEVDTLELFDPLLGETLERIEHKYPIYPKSHYVTPKAIVQRAVETIRQELDEWEAVLLAQGKTLEAQRLRQRTMYDLEMMKTLGFCRGIENYSRHLTGRPPGAPPPTLFDYLPEDTLIVVDESHQTIPQVRGMYAGDRSRKQTLVDFGFRLPSALDNRPLNFAEWEQQVGQVLFVSATPGPYELACTGGEVVEQIIRPTGLLDPMILVRPVRGQIDDLLGEIRQRTARGERSLVMTLTKKMAEDLTDYYTEVGLNVRYLHSDIETLERIKIIRDLRRGDFDVLVGVNLLREGMDLPEVSLVAILDADKEGFLRSEASIIQIIGRAARHVHGQAILYADRITESMRRAIDITARRRQLQEAYNREHGITPRTVIKPVEATLVTAHEAAYFKTPLDLSAFEAYTPERLESTMIQLEAEMRAAARALEFEKAAALRDKIKYLKSRQLFAAESQPESCPA from the coding sequence ATGCCGTTTGAACTCGTTGCGCCCTACGCCCCCTGTGGCGACCAGCCAGCGGCCATTGAAACGCTGACGAACAACTTTCGCGCTGGCGCCAAATACCAGACGCTGCTGGGCATCACAGGGTCCGGCAAGACCTTCACCGTGGCCAACGTCATTGCCCGACTCCAGCGCCCGGCGCTCGTCATGGCGCACAACAAGACGCTGGCGGCGCAGCTCTACCAGGAATTCAAGAGCTTTTTTCCCCACAATGCCGTCGAGTATTTCGTCAGCTACTACGACTACTACCAGCCGGAAGCCTATGTGCCTTCCACCGACACCTACATCGAGAAGGAAGCGACCATCAACGACGAAATTGACCGCCTGCGGCTGGCGGCCACCCGGGCGGCGTTCGAGCGCCGGGACTTCATCATCGTCACTTCGGTCTCCTGCATTTATGGGATTGGCGACCCGGATGCCTACTTCGGGATGATCTGCTTCGTCGAGCCGGGGCAGCCGCTGCGGCGCAACAAGCTTATCGAGCGCCTGGTCGAGTTGCAGTATGACCGGGATGACGAAGATTTCGCGCGCGGCACGTTTCGCGTCCGGGGCGACACGGTGGAAGTCCATCCCAGTTATGCCGAACAGGCGCTCCGTATCACTTTCTGGGGGGATGAGGTGGATACGCTGGAGCTGTTTGACCCGCTGCTCGGCGAAACCCTGGAGCGGATTGAGCACAAGTATCCCATCTATCCCAAGTCGCACTACGTGACGCCCAAGGCGATTGTGCAGCGCGCTGTCGAGACCATCCGGCAGGAACTCGATGAGTGGGAAGCTGTCCTGCTGGCCCAGGGGAAGACCCTGGAAGCCCAGCGGTTGCGCCAACGGACGATGTACGACCTGGAAATGATGAAGACGCTCGGCTTTTGTCGCGGCATCGAGAACTACTCCCGGCATCTGACCGGGCGGCCGCCGGGAGCGCCACCGCCAACGCTGTTTGATTACCTGCCGGAAGATACGCTGATCGTCGTGGACGAAAGCCACCAGACCATCCCGCAGGTACGCGGGATGTACGCTGGCGACCGCTCACGGAAACAAACCCTCGTGGATTTTGGCTTCCGGCTTCCCAGTGCTTTGGACAACCGTCCGCTGAATTTTGCCGAGTGGGAGCAGCAGGTCGGACAGGTGCTGTTTGTTTCGGCAACGCCTGGCCCCTACGAACTCGCCTGCACGGGCGGGGAAGTCGTCGAGCAGATCATCCGTCCGACCGGGTTGCTTGATCCCATGATCCTGGTGCGTCCGGTGCGGGGGCAGATTGACGATCTGCTGGGTGAAATCCGCCAGCGAACGGCGCGTGGTGAGCGGTCACTGGTGATGACGCTCACCAAGAAAATGGCCGAAGACCTGACGGACTATTACACCGAAGTGGGCCTCAACGTCCGGTATCTCCATTCAGACATCGAGACGCTGGAACGTATCAAAATCATCCGCGATCTGCGCCGGGGGGATTTCGATGTGCTTGTCGGCGTCAATCTGCTCCGCGAGGGGATGGACCTGCCGGAAGTATCCCTTGTGGCCATTCTCGATGCCGACAAGGAAGGTTTCCTGCGCAGCGAAGCGTCCATCATTCAGATCATTGGACGGGCAGCGCGTCACGTCCACGGGCAGGCGATTCTCTACGCCGACCGGATAACCGAATCCATGCGCCGGGCTATAGACATCACTGCCCGCCGCCGCCAACTTCAGGAAGCTTACAACCGGGAGCACGGCATCACGCCACGTACGGTCATCAAGCCGGTCGAAGCCACCCTGGTGACGGCCCACGAGGCGGCATATTTCAAGACGCCGCTTGATCTTTCTGCCTTTGAGGCGTACACGCCGGAACGCTTGGAGTCCACGATGATACAGCTCGAAGCCGAGATGCGCGCTGCGGCCAGGGCACTTGAGTTCGAGAAAGCCGCAGCCCTGCGGGACAAGATCAAGTACCTCAAGTCGAGACAACTGTTCGCTGCCGAAAGCCAGCCGGAAAGCTGCCCGGCCTGA